Proteins encoded by one window of Nitrospira sp. MA-1:
- a CDS encoding MOSC domain-containing protein, with product MATILIVLDHYIAGLNKFMGSVPYLYQINCSPGGLPKLPVSKAWITFNGINGDRSRNRVLHGGPDRALCLFSFEVLKALQREGHTVHAGASGENLTVAGLNWAQLKPGDHLKIGEEVQIELTSYCEPCRHNAQWFVNGDFFRISHRQHPGWSRLYARVLSEGRVRQGDGVWVETLPKGR from the coding sequence ATGGCTACCATCCTCATTGTTCTGGACCACTATATTGCCGGATTAAACAAGTTCATGGGTTCTGTTCCGTATCTCTATCAAATAAATTGTTCTCCAGGCGGACTCCCCAAGCTGCCCGTGTCCAAGGCCTGGATCACCTTCAATGGGATAAATGGAGACCGGTCTCGGAATCGGGTACTACATGGCGGGCCGGATCGGGCATTATGCCTGTTTTCGTTTGAGGTCCTTAAGGCCTTACAACGCGAGGGACACACTGTTCACGCTGGAGCCTCCGGAGAAAACCTGACCGTGGCCGGTCTGAACTGGGCACAACTGAAGCCAGGGGACCATTTGAAAATTGGAGAAGAGGTGCAGATCGAATTGACTAGCTATTGCGAACCATGCCGTCATAATGCGCAATGGTTTGTGAATGGAGACTTTTTCCGGATCTCTCACCGGCAGCATCCTGGATGGAGCCGGTTATATGCTCGAGTGTTGTCCGAGGGACGCGTACGGCAAGGTGATGGCGTGTGGGTCGAAACGTTGCCGAAAGGAAGGTGA
- a CDS encoding alpha/beta hydrolase, translating to MFEGVFVFQPSPWDDRNWASLSGLPLEEVWLPVDESVTIFGWFVNAGPTKPVLLWCHGNAGNISHRLDNIRELYRWGLSVFIFDYRGYGRSTGSPSEAGLYQDALAGYDYLLNRRGIDSNRIVVFGRSLGACVAGEVAIRRASAGVILEGAFPSIQAMSDHHYLGLPARWLLNAEFNLAEKVAKLRRPLLVIHGEKDSIVPVSLGRQIYDAAHEPKQWFVVVGAEHNDVPFVGGTAYFQKIMGFVQTVVSKGHGGSQ from the coding sequence ATGTTTGAAGGAGTCTTTGTTTTTCAACCCTCTCCCTGGGACGATCGGAATTGGGCGAGTCTCAGTGGACTGCCTTTAGAAGAGGTATGGCTCCCCGTTGATGAGTCCGTCACGATTTTCGGCTGGTTTGTAAACGCTGGACCAACCAAGCCGGTGCTCCTGTGGTGTCATGGCAATGCGGGTAATATCAGCCATCGGTTAGACAATATTCGTGAGCTGTATCGGTGGGGATTATCTGTTTTCATTTTTGATTATCGGGGCTATGGCCGGAGCACGGGCTCTCCTTCTGAAGCCGGCCTGTATCAAGATGCCCTGGCCGGATATGACTATCTTTTGAACCGTCGCGGGATTGACTCGAACCGGATTGTCGTGTTTGGACGGTCTCTTGGCGCTTGTGTGGCTGGGGAAGTGGCTATTCGCCGGGCATCGGCCGGAGTCATTCTTGAAGGGGCGTTTCCATCTATCCAGGCCATGTCGGACCACCATTACTTAGGATTGCCGGCTCGGTGGTTGTTAAATGCGGAGTTCAATCTGGCTGAAAAGGTTGCCAAGCTCAGGCGTCCGCTATTGGTGATTCATGGCGAAAAGGATTCCATTGTTCCGGTGTCCTTGGGGCGGCAAATTTATGATGCCGCACATGAACCTAAGCAATGGTTTGTGGTAGTGGGTGCGGAACATAATGATGTGCCGTTTGTTGGGGGAACCGCCTATTTTCAGAAAATCATGGGCTTTGTTCAGACTGTGGTCTCCAAAGGACATGGAGGATCGCAATGA
- a CDS encoding symmetrical bis(5'-nucleosyl)-tetraphosphatase — MATYAIGDVQGCVQALHRLIEKVRFNPATDRLWFAGDLVNRGPDSLEVLRLIKQLGASAITVLGNHDLHLLAVWAKITALSRKDTLQSVLSAPDVDELLTWLRFRPLAHVEDGYCLVHAGLLPSWSISQVLELAREVEEALQDENFHQRLPAIYFRKANVFSPHLSPDERLGLTTNVLTRLRICTKEGIPDFSFKGHPNDAPQGYMPWFQVPNRATQEDTIIFGHWSALGVVKGPRVFAIDGGCVWGRELIALRLEDQKLFRVTCSKI, encoded by the coding sequence ATGGCTACGTATGCAATTGGAGATGTACAGGGATGCGTCCAGGCCTTACACCGTCTGATAGAAAAGGTTCGCTTTAATCCCGCAACCGATCGTCTCTGGTTCGCCGGGGACTTAGTCAATCGAGGACCTGATTCCCTGGAAGTGCTTCGTCTCATCAAACAGTTGGGGGCCTCGGCCATCACTGTGTTGGGCAATCATGACTTACATCTTCTGGCGGTGTGGGCCAAGATAACCGCCCTTAGTCGAAAAGACACCTTACAATCAGTTCTCTCGGCACCTGATGTGGATGAATTACTCACCTGGTTGCGCTTTCGACCCCTTGCCCACGTCGAAGATGGATATTGCCTTGTTCATGCAGGCCTCTTACCATCCTGGTCCATTTCTCAAGTACTGGAGTTAGCTCGTGAGGTGGAGGAAGCCTTGCAGGATGAGAATTTTCACCAGCGCCTCCCCGCAATCTATTTTCGAAAAGCTAACGTGTTTTCTCCCCATCTGAGCCCTGACGAACGGTTAGGTCTCACTACCAATGTCTTGACTCGCCTCCGGATTTGTACCAAAGAAGGTATTCCTGATTTCTCATTCAAGGGGCATCCGAACGACGCCCCTCAAGGATATATGCCATGGTTCCAAGTTCCCAATCGAGCGACACAAGAGGACACTATTATTTTTGGACATTGGTCGGCCTTAGGAGTAGTGAAAGGTCCGCGGGTTTTCGCCATCGACGGCGGATGCGTGTGGGGGCGGGAACTCATTGCCCTCCGACTTGAAGACCAAAAACTTTTTCGCGTCACCTGCTCAAAGATATAA
- a CDS encoding ABC transporter substrate binding protein yields the protein MNNLRDISHRSPHWMQLIRVSLCVGLLLNLSTVTFAEEVAILKSADINAYSEAINAFTSALPSSFHVTEEYDLQGDMAKGRILSRRIRASNAKVVLAVGLKAALAAKLEILDIPVIFCLVLDPEKYGLPTANMVGLSLDVPFRQHLKSLHTLAPKVSRIGVLFDPQKSNEMHSQLLHDAKTLGITIVSKEVHQEQDVTSALNALKGHIDALWLLPDSTVLTENTLDFLLSTTLEAKIPVVGFSAGLVRSGAVVGAYFHYVDIGKQAGQLTQQLAGQTASSLLGTIIPPKRVHQSINQKSARYLSLSLTPDILRQFDEQF from the coding sequence ATGAACAATTTAAGGGATATATCCCACCGATCACCTCATTGGATGCAGCTTATCCGGGTGAGCTTGTGTGTGGGATTATTGCTCAACCTGTCCACTGTCACCTTTGCCGAGGAAGTCGCCATCCTGAAGTCGGCAGACATCAACGCCTACTCTGAAGCCATTAACGCATTTACATCGGCTCTCCCTTCCTCCTTTCACGTGACAGAGGAATACGATCTCCAGGGGGACATGGCAAAAGGCCGCATTCTATCGCGGCGCATTCGCGCGTCTAATGCCAAGGTTGTGCTGGCCGTGGGATTAAAAGCGGCTCTGGCTGCCAAACTCGAAATTCTGGATATCCCCGTCATATTTTGTCTGGTTCTTGATCCGGAAAAATATGGCTTGCCGACCGCCAACATGGTCGGTCTCTCTCTGGATGTCCCATTCCGACAACACCTAAAGTCTCTACACACTTTGGCACCCAAGGTTTCACGCATAGGAGTGCTTTTCGATCCGCAAAAATCAAACGAAATGCATAGTCAACTTCTCCATGACGCCAAGACATTGGGCATCACGATCGTCTCCAAAGAAGTACATCAAGAACAAGATGTCACTTCCGCACTCAATGCTCTCAAAGGCCACATCGACGCCTTGTGGCTGTTACCAGACAGTACCGTTCTCACCGAAAACACTCTGGATTTTCTGTTGAGTACAACCTTGGAAGCCAAGATTCCCGTCGTCGGTTTTTCCGCCGGATTAGTGCGTAGCGGCGCAGTTGTCGGCGCATATTTTCATTATGTGGACATTGGCAAACAGGCCGGCCAGCTTACCCAACAGCTGGCCGGACAAACGGCTTCATCACTATTGGGAACGATTATCCCTCCCAAACGCGTCCATCAGTCCATCAATCAGAAGTCCGCGAGGTACTTGAGCCTCTCTCTCACTCCAGACATTCTGAGGCAATTCGATGAGCAATTTTAA